One Nitrospirota bacterium genomic window, ATGGCTCGCTCCCCTTGAGACGTGCGCTGGTCAGTCTCCGTTCAGGCTGGTGCTCACAGCAAGGAACAGAGGGCCAGCATCACGATTGCCATGAGTACGCCAAGCCCGATCATCCGATTCCGAACCATCCGGCGAAGCGCAAGATACTCTCCGCGGGTCATGTCCGGAAAGTCCGGATGATGGAGCTTGCTGAGCGCGTATCGTACCGATAACTGTTCAGTTGAGACCGCGAGGCTCTTATTCCGCATGTGGCCACCTCATACTGCTGCCAAGCGCGATCCTCAGGCGCCAGACGGAACACGGGCGACCACCTCCCGTTGCCGCATGATCGGGACCTGAGTGTGAGATCTGTAGGCAATGGCGTCGGTCATGGAGATCAGTCTTGGCTGGCGGTATCCACCAGATCCACCTGTTTGCACAGGGCATCGAGGGACCGCGCCAGCTGCGCGGTGTTGATGCCGCCACCTGGCAGGCCCTTCCAGTCTTTCGCAGTTTGGCGCGCCACGCTGAGCAACGTCAGCAGTTCCGGCGCCGGTTCCACGTCCACCCAGTGGGTCGGGTTGTCCGATCTGTCGCAGTCCGCTCGCCGACAGGTCGGCTCCTTCCGTTCGTCGAGCCGCACCAGTCTCCGTTTCTGTCGCATGTTCATTTGCTCCTCCGTCTCAGATTTCCTGACGATGCACGACGAGGACCCGGTCATCCCACATTTCCTGCAGGATTGGTCGCACCTCCACCTCCCAATGCAACAATCCCGCTCCACAGCCTGGGCGTGGGACTGCCACCGTGCTCCACCCGTTCGCGTCGATCAGGTCGCGCAGGGCAGACGCGGAGCGCTGGATCAGGGCGAGATCAGCGGTCCGGTCTCGCCAATCGTGCTTCGTCGGAAACGTCACCAGTCGGTAGTCTGGCCACCAGTAGAGGCGATTGCCCTCTGTCCGGAGCCGCAGCCCCAGGCGGACCGGTAAGGCTGGAAACCGTGCTGCCGCCTCCTTGGCGCAGCCTTTCCCCATGACGGCCACGCCGGCGCGGGTGACTGCGCCGTTGGTCGTGACCGCGACGATGATCCCCTGGGCGTGGCAATCCCAGAGATTCACGGTGGCTTCACGCATCGTCCTTGGCTTCCGTTTCACCGAGGAGCACTGGACGCCGTGGACTGCGCCTGCCTCATCTCTTCCCAGTCTAGGTCCACGTGATAGACCGCACCGCTCTCTTTGTCATGCACCGTAAAGACGTTGGCCGAGCTGTCCGGACGGCGCATCGCTTCCCAGGCCTGCTGCGCGGCCTCCCGGGGCGATTGGGCGTCGTCGATGTCCATTTCCCACTCAACGAAGTAATCAGGCATACGCTGGCCTCCTTTGTGCTGGTGGTGTACGTGAGGTTCTAATGGCTACAGGGTCGGGACCACCATCGCGAGCAACTGGCGATACTCTTCCCTGTTGAATCAGCCGCGGATTCGGCCCTGAAACAGAAACTCCTTCTCCTCGGCAAGGGGGATGTCAACACCTACGTTGTCGTTTCTGCGATTGTTTTTCCGATTGGACGGGTCGGTCTCTCAATGGAGGTTGCTTGCCCCTGCTTAAAGACAAACTCCTAACTGAGCGGGATTTCAGGCGAAAAGATGGGTCTTGCGAAAAAAACAAGGCAGCAGCACGGTCAATTCGGAAATGCCCGAAGGCACACCTACGGCAGAGACACAACTTCTATTGAGATATTACGGCCGGCCGGGCCGGTTTTTAGGTTGGAGGCAGAAAAAAAGCCCCGGATCCATGGAGGACCCGGGGCTTTTGACGCGAGATGTCCTTCACGACGATTCCACGAGGCATGGGCCGCAGGAGAGGGCTCTCCCTGCCACGACCACGCGAAGCTTCATAAACCGCCTGGCATGCCCAAGCCGGCGTTGGTAGGCAAGACGGCGGAGCGAGATCACGCGGGCGCGTTTTCCGGCTCCCATGCTTTCAGTTCCTCCCGAATCGGGCCGTACTGACGCCAGAACCAGGTTATGGCCTCCTTGGCTTCCCTGCCGGCGATCGGCTGATCCTGGTCCAGCTTCTCTTCGAATCGGGCAAAGTGGCGTTCGACCAGGAGATGCAGTTCTTCGAGGGCTTCGTACTGAAGAATCGCCTGGTCGCCACCGCTTGGCAGCTCCGGCAGTTGGCCGTGGTCCGCCATACTCCAATACCCTCGTTCCACGAACACGATGTGATCCATGATCTGGACCCCGAGGAGTTGGCCGCACGCGACCATCCGCGCGGTCAGGGCCAGGTCCTCCTTGCTCGGCGTCGGATCACCGCTTGGATGATTGTGGGCCAGGATGATCCCAGCGGGATTCATCAGGAGCGCGGCCTTCCAGACTTCCCGGGGATGCACCAAACTTCGAGTCAGGGTGCCGATTGCAACCGTGTGCATCCCGATGATCTCATTTTTGGCGTTGATCGCCACGATCTTCATGTGCTCCCGATCGAGACCCGAGAAGTGTCCGGCCATCAGCCGATGAAAGTCCTCCGAAGTCTTCACACGTTCGGCGATCGTGGTGTCATCCACGGAAGGATCTCGGACCAGCCTAAGCTGGTACTGAGGGATCTGGTACATGCGTCAGGCATCCTCCGTTCGGTCGCAGATGTGGAGAAGCTTGGCGAGCGTATCCCGGCAGCGGATCTTACCGTTCGGACTCACGACGCCGGGTGTGTGCGCGCGGGGTGTCTGTTCATGGACCCAGGACAACCCGGCAAATGGCCCTGCCGCGGGTTTCCACCCGTAGCGGGCCAGCTTGCGAACGAGCTGAGCCTCGCCGAGGTCACGCATGACGTATGCGTGCCGCCTCAGCGATCGGCGCCATCGAGGCCTTGCGATTCGAACTGGTAGTTGAGATGCGCCATCTCGTGGAGGGCCTGCCAGTTCACCTTGTGTTGCGCGGCGTAGTGCATCATGTCGGTCAGGAGGTCCTGCAGCTCGTCCTCCCCAAAGACCGGACCGCCCTCGCGAAGCTCGTGTTCTTTGTAGTAGGTCAGCGTGCCCGCCACCCGCTTGGCCCGCTCCTGATTCCGTTCGGTCTTCTGATAGGTACTGGCCCGGGTCATTCCTGGTCCTCCCAGTCCGCGTCCATCCCGGCCCCGTCATAGGGACCGTCCCAGCCGGCTGCCTCGAGGGCCGCGGCGGCGATGGCGGCCTGGCGGGCGGCGCCCCTCTTGCCTTTGAGCTCGACGTGGAAGGTGATGGTCTCGTTGCAGTCGTCCGTACGGGCGATGTGAAATGCCTGCATGGTTACCTCCGATGCGGGTTTCGAATTCGGTCCCGATGGGCCGGTGATACCGTTCTGTATCCGCCCCCAGGTGTCCTTCGGCATGGCCGAAAGCGGCTTCGAATCGAGAAGCCGTGAGGTTTCCTCTCCCATCCGGATGTTGTCCCAATCCACCAGATGCACGGAGGTTCGAGCCGGATCGTCCGCGTAGACGGCCTGAACCATCCCATGCTTCACTTCGATGACAATGTTCATGTTCGATGCTCCTTCGCTCATTCGGGGTTCTCATCGCACATGGCTGCTGTCCCTTTCGAGACAGCAGCCATGTGGCGCGGAATCACGGGGACGATCCCTATTCGCACTTGCTCCAGGTACAGGAGACGCATTTGAGACAGCCCTCCTGGAACACCAGGACGCCCGCGCATTTGGGGCACGCCGTCTTGGCGGAGCTCTCGGTCTGCGTCATCCGGAACGCCCGGAGAATGGCCGCCGGAATCGTGCTGACCGAGCCGAACTTCTTGTTGGCTCCGTCCAACTGCTTGAGCAGCTTCTCCAACGGAACGCCGTGCTTCAGGGCGGTGGAGAAGATCCGCGAGAAGGCCTCGTAAATCTCCTCGTGCTTGGCTTCCTCGGACGTTGTCGTAAAGATTTCGACCGGGTTTCCGTCCAGGTACGAAATGTGGACGTAGATCGGCCCGTCCGGACTCTCGACGCGGATGCGCTTCGCGTCCAAGACCGCCGGGAGCGCGTCCTTGGTCTGCACGGGAGGCGCGGACGACGACGAGGCAGTCACTGAGCCCGGCGATCCGGTAGGATGCCCGTGGCCGTTCCCGTTGGCCTTGGCCGGGTCGGCCGACTTGGCTTGTCCGACGTTGAGCACCTGATCTTTCCGGGAACCATCCCGGTAGACCGTGATGCCCTTGCAGCCCAGTTTCCAGGCCAGCGTGTAGGCCTTGGAGACATCCTCCACCGTGGCCGTGTAAGCCATGTTGATGGTTTTGCTCACCGCCGAGTCCACGTGCTGCTGCACGGTGGCCTGCATACGGACGTGCCATTCCGGCGCGATATCGTGCGCCGTGGCAAAGATCCGTTGCCATTTCTCAGGCACCGCGGCCAGCCCTCGGCAGGATCCGTGGTTGGCCTGGATCTGCTCCAGCAGATCGTTCGACCACCAGCCTTCCGCCCTGGCGACTCGCTCAAACGGCTCACAGACATAGGGAATTTTCTTCCCGTCCATGACCCGCTTGAACCAGATCAGAGAGTATTCCGGCTCGATACCGGAACTCGTGTGGGCAATCATGCTGGTCGTCCCAGTGGGGGCGATCGTCAGCACGAAGCTGTTCCGAACCTTCGAGCTCGTGGTCTCGTGTAGACTCCCGGTCCAGGCCGGGTAGACCCCCCGGACCATCGCCAGGGCGGTGGAGCATTCCCACGCCCACTGCTTGATCCGTCCCATGATCCGGTCCACCTCGGTCAGGGCGGCTTCCGAGTCGTAGGGGATCTCCTTGGCGATGAGGACCCGGGCGAGTCCCATGACGCCCAACCCGATCTGTCTGGTCTGTCTGGTCCGTTCGTTGATCTCCGGCAAGGGATGACGGTTCGCATCCACCACGTTATCCAGGAATCGCACGCCGAGCTGCACCGTGTCTTTGAGCCGGCTCCAGTCCAAGTCCATCCGGCCGGTTTCGGGATGGCGGACCAGATGCCGCTCCAAGTTCACGTGGCCGAGCGTGCAGGCATCCCAGGGATGCAGCGGTTTTTCGCCGCAATTCGCAATGACCATCCCGTTTGCCACAAAGGTATGGGTGATGGGCTCCGTCAGGCAGTACACGTCTTCGACCCCATCGGGCACTAGGGCTTTGAATCGCACCCAGAACGTCTCCCGATATGGCCCTCCGTCATACTTCCCGAGCAGATCCACGAGCCGCTGTTGCTTCTTAGGAAGGAGGAAGCCCAGCCGCTCTGCGAATCGTTCCACATTGGACTTCGAGATCACCAAATCGTGATACGGCCGCGTCTGATACAGCGTGCGCCCACCGTGCCCGTCTGGCAAAAGACGCATATCGTCAAGCCTACGGTTCTGGTAGATTGCCGAGGCAATCCCCCAGTTCAGCAGGAGCCGCTGAACGTCCTGAAGCAGCGGCAGGCTGATCGAGCATAACCTGACCGAGACGCCCTTGTTGGGCGCACCGATCACTGTCCCGTCAGCCGTGAACAAGGCTTGGAGAAAGCCCTGCTGCATCTCAGCCGAGCCAGCGAGCACCGCCTTTGGAACCGTGAGCTTGTTCTGCTCCGTGAGCCCATGTTCCTCTACGACCTTCCGCAGGCGCGTCGAAGACACCTGATGCGTTGCCAAGGTCGGAACGGAGATCGCTGAGACGGGATCGTGCTTGCGTCTCCCATCTCCATCCGGAACCAACCGCTGCACCGCCTCCGCAAACATAGGCGCAAGCTCCGCCTTGTCGCCGTGGAAATCGAGGCAGGCGTCGGTGCTGGTGAGAAAGCCGTCCCCGACGATCCATCCGAGCACCAAGCCCATGTCTCGGGAACCGTCCGCTCCGAAGGCGCCTCCCTGGGACAAGAGCCGAATCGTGTCGCCCGGGATCAGCTCCTCGGCCGGGACCATACCGCGTTGCGTCTTGATCTTATGGTCCCTCGTGAGCCGGAGCGTGTACCCCTCGACCGTTTCGAGCCGGAAAACCGGCTGCTGGCTCGCCGTCTTGAACATGGGCGTGGCAGGCGAGCAACAGTCCAGCCCTTCCACCACCGCATCGACAGGCTGGCCGCTGGCCACCAAGTCTCCGACACGCTGGAGGCCGTTGGCCGTATACACCAGCGCGTCCGCGGTGATGCACGGATTGGTCGCCTCGATCCGCCCCAGCCGCGGAAGCGGATTGTGGGCGTTCGCGTGATCGATAAAGAACAGCCCAGGCTCGCCGTTTTTCCAGGCGTGCTCCACGAGCACGTTCCAGAGCGCACGAGCCTGGATGCGCTTGACCACCTGGCCGGAGTGCGGATTGACCAGCGGCCAATCCGTGTCGTTCTCGACCGCCCGCATGAAGTCGTCGGTGACCGCCACCGAAATGTTGAAGTTGCGGATCTGGCCGTCCTCCGACTTGCAGCGTACGAACTCCAGGATGTCCGGGTGATCGCACGAGAGGATGCCCATGTTGGCGCCCCTCCTGGTGCCCCCTTGCCGCACCTGCTCCGTGGCTTGGTCGATGATTTTCATGAACGACACCGGCCCGGAGGCCACCCCTCCGGACGACCGGACACGGTCGCCTTTGGGACGGAGACAGCTGAACGAGTACCCGGTGCCTCCTCCAGACTTGTGGATCAGCAGGGCTGCCGTGATGGCCTCCCCGATTCCCCGCATGTCATCCGGGACCGGGATGACGAAGCAGGCGGAATACTGTTGCATGGCCCCTGGCCGCCCCGCATTGCTAAGGGTCGGCGTATTCGGCATGAAGCGGTTCTCCGCCATCATCCGATAGAACTCTTCCGTGACGGCCGCGATCCCCGGCTCACCGACGCCGTAGAGCCGCTCGGACTCGGCGATGCACCGGGCGACCCGGCGAAACAGGTCCTCCGGCGTTTCGATGATGGCCCCCGTCTCCGGATCCTTCGCGAGATAGCGTTCCCGGAGGACATCCAGGGCCTGGGGCGTTAAGGTCGGTTGCGTGTCAGTCGGCTGCATCTCTGGCCTCCTTTCCAGGCTTCATTGCGATATTACGGCGTGTCGTGGACGCGGTCGGCGCCTAACGAGCAACCGAGATGGACGGGGCCGATCGATGAAGCGGACGCACGGCAATCATCGCTGCCAGGAGTACCAGCCAGACGGTGAGAAGTAAGCGTAATCCCACAGCATTGTCCTTTCGTGCAGCATGGGTCATGAGGGGTGGAAGGCCAACGTGGCCTTCAGTTGAGGGCGCAGGGCCGTTTCTCGCCAGTCCGAAGCGCGAAAAACTTCTCGTGGAGTCGTTGCATTATCGCGACGATCTCCTCGTGTCGGATATCGAGGGGGAGGTATCCGAGTGACAGGCTGCGATTCGCCAGCGTGGCGGACCGCTCAGCCAATTGCTCGCGGTTGTCCGTGTCGATCAGCCGAGCGCATGTCTCGCAAGCGGCCCAGGCACCCTCCGAGCCGACCGGCACGCCGTCCAGATAGAAACTCCGGCAGGGGTACGCAAAGACAGGCAGACTGCTGGAACAGAAGTCGCACAACATCACACATGCCTCCGAGTTGAGGGGCAGTCAGGCTGATTGAAGGTCGTGGCTCAGGCGGTCCCTCACCGCGAGGAAGCGTGACGGATGCCCGGCCTGGTAGGCGAGATCCAGGTCATCCAGCCGTTTCAACACGGCCGGAAACCGTGGATCGCTGGAGGGGATGTCCTGGACCATCTCCGCGACCCGAGACCACTCGCGCAGCCAGCTGAACGCCGGTGGCGGGGTCTTGTCGGACACAGCGATGGTGTCGTCGAGGCCGTACTGCTTGACCAGCCAGGCCCGAATCGGACGGTCGTTCTCGCAGAGGGCGATGCTGACGATCCAGCTCGGACGGATCCGCTCCTGGTTCGGGAGGCGGACCCATTTGTCCGTGGCTTGGGCCCGTCGGATCGGGTCAAGGTTCGGCACCGCACACCCGTTCAACCGGTTGTCGTGATTCCGGTACGCGATCTGGTAGGAGATGGTCGGTTTTGGGGGCTCAGCCATACAGGATGATATTACGCCCTTGCGAGGCTCGCCCGGGTCAACCGCAGGAGTGATTTGGCCCGGTTCCGAATGATGACCGGGTCCAGGACCTCCCCGCAATTGACACACTTCTTGGCCGCGCCCCATCCGTCCTCCGCATCAAACACTGCGGAGGCATCCGAAATGTAGTCGCGCAACCCAAGGATATCGACCATGAAACCCTGACAGCGGGGACAGCGCGTGTCCTGCGCACAGGGGTCTTGGCGGGGTTCTTGAATAGATACGTCCTGCGACATGCACGCAGGAT contains:
- a CDS encoding ADP-ribose-binding protein; this translates as MREATVNLWDCHAQGIIVAVTTNGAVTRAGVAVMGKGCAKEAAARFPALPVRLGLRLRTEGNRLYWWPDYRLVTFPTKHDWRDRTADLALIQRSASALRDLIDANGWSTVAVPRPGCGAGLLHWEVEVRPILQEMWDDRVLVVHRQEI
- a CDS encoding ribonucleotide reductase N-terminal alpha domain-containing protein is translated as MQPTDTQPTLTPQALDVLRERYLAKDPETGAIIETPEDLFRRVARCIAESERLYGVGEPGIAAVTEEFYRMMAENRFMPNTPTLSNAGRPGAMQQYSACFVIPVPDDMRGIGEAITAALLIHKSGGGTGYSFSCLRPKGDRVRSSGGVASGPVSFMKIIDQATEQVRQGGTRRGANMGILSCDHPDILEFVRCKSEDGQIRNFNISVAVTDDFMRAVENDTDWPLVNPHSGQVVKRIQARALWNVLVEHAWKNGEPGLFFIDHANAHNPLPRLGRIEATNPCITADALVYTANGLQRVGDLVASGQPVDAVVEGLDCCSPATPMFKTASQQPVFRLETVEGYTLRLTRDHKIKTQRGMVPAEELIPGDTIRLLSQGGAFGADGSRDMGLVLGWIVGDGFLTSTDACLDFHGDKAELAPMFAEAVQRLVPDGDGRRKHDPVSAISVPTLATHQVSSTRLRKVVEEHGLTEQNKLTVPKAVLAGSAEMQQGFLQALFTADGTVIGAPNKGVSVRLCSISLPLLQDVQRLLLNWGIASAIYQNRRLDDMRLLPDGHGGRTLYQTRPYHDLVISKSNVERFAERLGFLLPKKQQRLVDLLGKYDGGPYRETFWVRFKALVPDGVEDVYCLTEPITHTFVANGMVIANCGEKPLHPWDACTLGHVNLERHLVRHPETGRMDLDWSRLKDTVQLGVRFLDNVVDANRHPLPEINERTRQTRQIGLGVMGLARVLIAKEIPYDSEAALTEVDRIMGRIKQWAWECSTALAMVRGVYPAWTGSLHETTSSKVRNSFVLTIAPTGTTSMIAHTSSGIEPEYSLIWFKRVMDGKKIPYVCEPFERVARAEGWWSNDLLEQIQANHGSCRGLAAVPEKWQRIFATAHDIAPEWHVRMQATVQQHVDSAVSKTINMAYTATVEDVSKAYTLAWKLGCKGITVYRDGSRKDQVLNVGQAKSADPAKANGNGHGHPTGSPGSVTASSSSAPPVQTKDALPAVLDAKRIRVESPDGPIYVHISYLDGNPVEIFTTTSEEAKHEEIYEAFSRIFSTALKHGVPLEKLLKQLDGANKKFGSVSTIPAAILRAFRMTQTESSAKTACPKCAGVLVFQEGCLKCVSCTWSKCE
- a CDS encoding JAB domain-containing protein, producing the protein MYQIPQYQLRLVRDPSVDDTTIAERVKTSEDFHRLMAGHFSGLDREHMKIVAINAKNEIIGMHTVAIGTLTRSLVHPREVWKAALLMNPAGIILAHNHPSGDPTPSKEDLALTARMVACGQLLGVQIMDHIVFVERGYWSMADHGQLPELPSGGDQAILQYEALEELHLLVERHFARFEEKLDQDQPIAGREAKEAITWFWRQYGPIREELKAWEPENAPA